The Phalacrocorax carbo chromosome 2, bPhaCar2.1, whole genome shotgun sequence region ATCCCAGGTGGATACTTCCATCCCAAGCCCTCACCCCCCCACCATCCCATTTGGGCTGACTTGAATCCAACAGCGCTGAAGCACAGCTTTTTTTAGTACAgatttttatgagaaaaataGAGGCAAACTATctgcaaaacagaggaaatacagaaaaaatctAGGGGAAAGAGGTGAATTTCATAGCTGGAGGATCTTGTACAGCAAAAGTATGCTGGGATGTGATATTAAAAAGAAGGACaattgaaaaatgtaatttattttgctttgtaaaaacaaacatagggaagaacagcaaataacatatattaatatttcagtagATGTTCACAGCTCCTGATAGTTCCTCTGTCTCCTGCATGGCTACCTTCTGCCtaccaataaataaaaaaaagtcataaaaaaTATACCTGGGAAATAATCATCTCCTTCTGTGTGGATTATACCGGCCTTTCCACGCCCCTGTCTACACCAGCTTCTTCCCTCGGGAAGCCACACACAGCCAGGACTGTTTGTAGGCAGAGCTTCATCGGCGCCGCACAACGCAGCAAACAAGTTGTTAAGGGCTGGGATGTTTTTACAGCAGAGGCATCTGCAGAGCTGACTCCGTGCTTCCGTGACGCCTAATAACTGCTGGCCATTGCAGCCTGTGTCCCTACAGCCCCTGCTCTTTTCCCAAATAGATTGGCTGTTGTGGGCTAAAAACCCCATGAACGGATGGGGATGTCTCCTTCTGAGCCCagctcccctctgcagcccatggagacgTAGCCAGAGAGTCAATGAAGTCCTGGAGTCTCATCCCCGGAGTGGACACCTAAATAGGGCAGAAAAATCACCTTCTTCATCTGTTTCTCTCCTTTGATTTTAAATGGGAGATGACCAGCTCGGTTGTTTACGTCTGTGCTGTAGAGACATGAATTCAGGTGAGATAAAGCCAGCCCCAGAGCGTGGTGGACCCGCAACCACTGAGCCAGGGAAAAATAGAGTCATAGACTcatgaaatcacagaatggcttggttggaagggacctttagaggccatccagcccagccccctgcagcgagcagggacatcttcagctagatcaggttgctcagagtcctgtccaacctgaccttgaatgtccTGAGGagcagagcatcccccacctctctgggcagcctgttcctgtgtttcaccaccctcattgtaaaaatttttttccttatatccagtctaaatagCTACAGTGCCAATCTGTTTTATTCTTACTTGACATTGGGATGATTTGCAGGTGAGAGACTTTGTTAGACTAAAAATTCATCTTCATTCACCCCACAGCAATCAAACTTTTCTAGAAAGCCAATGGAAAACTGCCCAACCACAGCTCATAaacacagagctgctcctgtTTCCCAAAGGAGAGTCCAGCCGGGCTGTGCCCACGTTCTACTATTCGTCCTCCCGGGTCTTATTTGAAAGATGCTTAGGCAATGCCTTCTCTTCTTGTATCTGTGCTCCAGTAACGTGGTCTGTTACTCATCACTCATAAACCCTCTGGTTGGAAAAGCAGCCACCTTAATCAGGGCAGAAGTTTTGCCGTGCAATGTACGCAGCCGCTTTCTCATCATCCCCAGTTCGAGTCTGTTTATGTGCAGCAGGACTATTAGCAAAACATAATGTGACTTAAAGAAATCAGGATCAGTTAGGAAAGGGGAGCTGGATAGTTTATTCCTCGCTGTTGTTTAATTCCTGAGAGAAAAGCCCCAAACAAGGGACAAGGCAGGGGCAACTGGTCAGCGAGGGCTGAGCCTACACGCCAGCTCGCTGTCCCTTCAGCGTGCAGAAATggggcagagctgtgcaaaGGTTACTGGAGCAAGGCCatgttgcattaaaaaaaaaaaaagcttgaaaggATACAAAGCTTTCAGCAAACTGCAGTCTTCCACCATGGCCTGTTTTCCAGTGAATGATTTAATTCCCTGCTTGTCGTGTAATAGTTTAGTGTACTGTTATCACGGTCTGTTATCAGTCTACCTATTTGGGGCTGATGAATTTACCGCCAGCGAAATaaatgcagggggaaaaaaaaaaagctgattaaaacaacagaaatgctgtAAGATATCTTCAAAATCAAACAGATctactggaggaaaaaataaaatttaaatggtCCTTAATTTTGTGTAACTATCCATTTGGCTGGTCTAGTGACCACGTGGGGTTCGAAGACAAGCTGGCCCAGATTTTGCAAGCTAATAGTGATGTATCGATCCTTCCTTTGGCTCCTGCCATCACTTCGTGGCATCGGAGCTCTTTGCTGTAGCTAATAGCAGGATTTTAATTCAatgggcaggaggcagagcagcaggggcCGCGCTGGGGGATGGAGCACCGGGCGCGTGCCGAATCCAGCAATGGTGAGAGATGCTGAAAGCGCGGGGTGGCTGCCTGAGCTCCGGAGGCACGTGCAGGTGCTGAAAGTTAGCATTGCTTGGACACGGTGTTGTGCCTTGCCGCCTTCGTGCAACCTCGAAGGCAAAACCTGGCAGTTAAGGAGAGAGCTGGAGGGTGGAGGGTGCTGCTCTGGGCATGGGGAGCACCCGGCTCCGGGCAGGGGGTGGTAAATGCCCGTCTTACTCTCTCTCAAGCGAGCTTGGGCAGTAACATCCAGGATACAAAAGAAACTCAACCCCCTTAGCAAGTGTGAAGTGGCACCTTAAGTGATTGCCCAGAAAagccctttccttctcctcctccaaaaCCACTCTGAAGGGCAAACTGGCTTAGCCAGGCGGCCTTACAGGGGCTCCGTGGAGGTGGCCTCCGCGTCACTGAGCTGGGTCCGAGGAGTCCTATGGGACAGCACAGCCCATGAGGGCAGAGTCTTCATGCCAGTTGTGGGGAGGCTCGTCTGCACCTGTGGTGGGAACAGCCTCTGCCAACCCCCAGCTCCACCCCAGGTGCTGGGGCACTAGGAGCAACCTAATGCCTCCTTTTCTTGGCAGAGGAATTAAACACACCTTTTTCTGGTGCCACGCTGTGGTCACGACTTCAAACGTGTGACACGGAGGACAGTTGTGGAGGGTTTCTGTGCGGCTGTACGTGACACAGACCAGTGGTCTCCAGGTTTAGGAGACTTTAGGAGACATCTTGGCATTGCAGCTGGGCACGTGGTGCAAGAAACAGGTCTGGCAATCTCCCAAATGCTGCTCTGATACTGTGGCTGTGCAAAGAATGCCCTCAACTCCGTAATAAATATGCCCAGGGATTATCCTGCACGATCAACCCATGCAtgacattattttaaactaGGCAAAGCGATGTCTTCATATAAACCCTGTGTTAGTTCCCAGCCAGGGCTCTTACTCTGGCTTTGCAAACTAGTCCGCCTGGGCGGGTGTTTGCCCTCCACGAGGAGCGTTACTGACCTCAGCGGTCCTTCCCCAGGTGCCAGCAGGGTCCCCATCCCTGAGTCCTTTGGCCATGACACACTCCCTTATTTCTGGCTGCAGTTTCTCCACGGTAGCAGACCCCGTGCTGCTCCACGTGTCTGCAAGATGGCCAGTGCTGGTGTCAGCTGCTGGAAAGCTAGGGACGAAAAATGGTCTGCTATGGCTCCTGCCATGAAGTCTGTGATGGCAAACCTCAGCAGCTCCCATGGGACCGTGGACCTTGGTGGCAGATGCAGCATGCCCATCGCCAAGTGAGCAGGCATCAGCCCTTCCCCCCCTGAGTGCTTGATCCTTGCCATCATGGGACCTGTAGGACCTCGTAGTCTTCAGCATCAGCCTCTGTCTTCACCACAATGATGAGGCTGCAGTGGTCACCCACTGGCTCTGGTGGCACACAGCTGGTCACCAGGTCCTCAGGGGGCTCCTTTCACTCACTAGGAGGACTTTGCTTCTTGAGGTGGTTCTTCTGGTGCCTCTTGAAATGTCCAATGGTGGTGTACCTTTGCCCACAGTCGGAGCAGATAAACAGGCCCGGGCGGGTGTGAGTGAGCTGGTGCTTCATGAGGTTGGCCTTCTGTGAGAAGCTTTTGCTGCACAGGGGGCACTGGaagggcacctctcctgtgtgGACCCACTGGTGGGTAATCAAGATCTCTTTCCTCTTGAAGTCCTTCCCGCATGCGGCACACTTGAATGGTCGGTCTTTGGCATGGGAGGGCTGGTGGAGCCGGAGCTGGGCCCTGTCAGGGAAGACTTGCCCACACTTGCTGCAGCGGTTGGGCTCATACTTGGCGTGGACTCGCCGATGGGTGATCAGGGCAATCTCCTTGTGGAAACCTCTCCCACAGATGGCACAGGTGAAGGGCCATTCCTCACCCTGGGGTCCAAGGGCAACTGGGGCTCGTGGTGGCTGGTGTTCCCGTGTGTGGACCCGCTGGTGGGTGATGAGGGTGACCTTCTGGGTGAAGGCtcggctgcaggcagcacaggggaaGGGGCGCTTGCCAGTGTGGATACGGCGGTGGACAACAAGGTGAGACTTGTTGATGAAATCTTTGGGGCAATCAGCGCAGAGGAAGGGGCGCTCCCCGGTGTGGATGCGGTGGTGGACTACTAGCTGAGCCTTCTGGGCAAATCCCTTCCCACACTCACTGCAGGAGAAGGGCCACTCACCAACGGGGAGCCTCTGACAGGGGAGAGCCAGGCTCTCCTCATCTTTGCCATCCACCTTGGCATTGGCATTGACCTTGGCATTGGTCTTGACACTGTCATTGGTGTTGGTGGCATTGGTGTCAACATTGGCACTGATGTTGGCACTGATGCCTTCGCTACCTCCCTTGTCCCTGCCACGCTCATGGACGTGGCAGTGCTTGACCAAGGCGATCTTCTGACGGAAGCCCTTGCCACAGTCACTGCAGGGGTAGGGCCGCTCGCTGGTGTGGATGCGCTGGTGGGTGACCAGCTGGGTGCGCTGGGCAAAGCGCTTGCCACACTGCCCACACCCATAGGGCTTCTCCCCGGTGTGGGTCTGCTCATGCTGGGTCAGCTCCCCGTGCTTGGCGAAGCCCTTGCCGCAAGCCCTACAGTGGTAACCCTGGCCCTCAGCATGAGCCTGCTGGTGGTTGGCCAGGTTTCCCTTCTTGGTGAACATCTTCCCACACTGGCTGCATGTGTGGGTACCACCAAGGGTGGTGCGGGGATGCCCATCCCCTGTAGCGCTGGGGGTCTCCTCCCACACATGTACACGGCGGTGGGCTGTGAGGCCGACCTTCTGGCTGAAGCGCTTTCCACAGGTGGTGCAGGTGTGTGGGGCCTGCTGGGGATGGTAGCCTTGGTGGTGCTTCAGCATCTCCCTCTTGCTGCAGAATTGCTCCCCACAGGCTCCACAGACATGGGCATCAGGCCGCTCACGGGTCCGCTGATGCTGGGTGAGGTGGATCTTCTGCCGGAAGCACCTCCCGCACAAGGGGCAGGGGTATGGGTCCTCCCCAGTGTGAATCCTCTGGTGGGTCACCAGCACTGATTTCTTCTTGAACTCTTTCCCACAGGTGCTGCAGCGGAAGATCTTCTACCCTGCAGGAGTGGATTCAGCCACGATGGCCCTGGTGGTGTCCCTCTGGGCCCCCTTGGCACTGGGAACCCGCTGGTGCTTGACGAGGGTGATCTTCTGGCAGAAGACGCGGCTGCACACCCCGCACTGGAAGGGACGGTCACCCGCGTGAATCTGGTGGTGGGCCACCAGCTGCGACTTGTCCACGAAACTcttctggcagctgctgctctggtaGGGCTTCTCACCTGTGTGGATCCGTTGGTGCACGATGAGCTGCGACTTCTGGGCGAAATTCTTCCCACAGTCCAGGCACTTGTACGGCTGCTCACCTGTGTGGATCCTCTGGTGCTCCTTGAGTTGTGATTTGGTGATGAACCTCTTGCCACAGCCATTGCAGGGGAACGGTCTCTTGCCTGTGTGAGTCCGGAGGTGCTTGGTGAGGTCCACCTTCATCTTGAATCTCTTCCCACACTCAGTGCAGGAATGGGgcttttcccttctctcaggATCACTCTGTGTGCTGTGCTTGCTATGGACTTCCCCATTGGCCTCCCCTCCAGCTCTGATGGCTTCTTGATcatgcagctctccagcctgatCAGGACCATCCTCCTCACAGCCTTCAACCTGTATCTCTTCCTTATGGGATTTCTGGTGGGCCATCAGGATGCCCTTGTGCTTAAAACTGTCCCCACAAATCATGCAAGTGTACAACTTCTTCTGAGTATGCCTGAGAAAATTCTCTACCCCCAAGAGCTCCAGAGTCATCATGGCTGGCTGTTTCATCACCTGGTTCTTCAGAGGTGGGGGCCTGGGTGGTGGTTACTAGGAGAGGCATTGCTGAGCGTCCTCCTGGACATTGCCACCTGCCTGCCAGGGTAGGTGGGAGGTAGCAACCATGGGAACGTGCCAGTGCTGGTTTGTGTTACTCTTCTTTAGATGaaagcctatgttttccttcaaaagggCTAAACCTGAGAATAAACCAAGACAGGTGTTATTGTCAAggctaacaggaaaaaaaaacccaacaaacaaaccacttTTAGTGTAGTAAGCTGtcatctggaaaataaaataataaataaaagccCAGCCAAACTTAGATAATTCTATTAAAACCAAAGCCCAAGAGACTGTAAAATCTAGGAGGGGATTGAAGGGGGCTGCCTGGCACAAGCTGGAGTTTCTCCACATCTCCAGGTACTCATGACAAGAAACTGGTGGTCTGTGGGTCTCCTGCTGATCTCTGAGCAGGAACCAACTCCAATTTTCCTTCAGAGGGGAGGTAAAGGCTGGTGGTCATAACCATCAGGGACCAACTCACTGTCATCAGGACGTCTGGAAGTAAATCCCTCTCAGCGAGGGGCATACCCAGACCCATTTCTGGAGGACCCCTCAGGTGGTACAATCCCCGCTCTGAGCTGGGATGACCAGACTGTCCCCAGGCCGGGGCCAGGGCCAGAGCCAGACATGTTTCACGTGAAGAGTGGTTGCTGAGACCATCTGTGCCTCCTTCAGTGCACTGGCAGAGAGGGACCTTCTGGCACCACAAGGAGAAATGCTgaggatgagcaaagagctgctCATCTCTGGCAAGCTGGGCTCCATAGCCTCCAGGCAGCACCAAAATCTCACATCTGTGAAACAGAACTGCCTGAGCATTGTCTGAGTCTCATCTGGCTGTGTGAACCCTGTGGAGCTCCCATCCCTCGGCAGGTCCCCATTTATTTCTCTAGAGATTTTGTGTCACGTCCAACTTGGTGAGGAGAGAGGGACATCTGGGTCACAGCTGCAGCCAGATGGGCTGGAGGCAGAAGTGAAACTCACACCAGTGTCCTCAGTTCCCTGTGCAGCACCAGGGCAGACACCTGAGCTGTGCAAGGCTGCTGGGGCTAGTGGCCAGGCATACATCCGAATGGACAGAGAGGTCCTCCTGGTGTCCAGGAGGACAGAAAGGACTCAACTCTTTCCCCTGTCCTCTTGCCCTGCAGTTGGACTGCTGAAGATCTAACTTTGCCTTGGCACCAGCTTCAATTTGCAGGTTGTCACGCCTGACCCATGAAAGGTGCAGCCACACCACCAGCGTTATTGATGCATCGCATGAAAAACTCCAGGCGGAAGAACCCCATTTGCCATAGACTTTCTTCATGGGAGAACCAGCACCAAACTGCCCCAAGAACTTACCTGCAAGGCAAaactctctcttcctctgctccttgACTCTCAAATGCCCCAAAGGGATGAGGCATCCTGGGAAGCCCCTGCCCAACCACTCATCTGGGCAAAGGGAACGTTGCTCCAGCCATCCCAGCAAGCACCCAGGGCAtttgcagcacctctgcccctTTCTCACCAAGAGAAAGGATTGGTGTTTGGTGAAATGTTCTCTAAGGACCTTTCAGTTAGGCTGAGAAATGGAGATTGCTTTTAGTCTCTGTGGTGACTGATTTTTCCAAG contains the following coding sequences:
- the LOC104048444 gene encoding zinc finger protein OZF-like; this translates as MLKHHQGYHPQQAPHTCTTCGKRFSQKVGLTAHRRVHVWEETPSATGDGHPRTTLGGTHTCSQCGKMFTKKGNLANHQQAHAEGQGYHCRACGKGFAKHGELTQHEQTHTGEKPYGCGQCGKRFAQRTQLVTHQRIHTSERPYPCSDCGKGFRQKIALVKHCHVHERGRDKGGSEGISANISANVDTNATNTNDSVKTNAKVNANAKVDGKDEESLALPCQRLPVGEWPFSCSECGKGFAQKAQLVVHHRIHTGERPFLCADCPKDFINKSHLVVHRRIHTGKRPFPCAACSRAFTQKVTLITHQRVHTREHQPPRAPVALGPQGEEWPFTCAICGRGFHKEIALITHRRVHAKYEPNRCSKCGQVFPDRAQLRLHQPSHAKDRPFKCAACGKDFKRKEILITHQWVHTGEVPFQCPLCSKSFSQKANLMKHQLTHTRPGLFICSDCGQRYTTIGHFKRHQKNHLKKQSPPKPVGDHCSLIIVVKTEADAEDYEVLQVP
- the LOC135312136 gene encoding zinc finger protein OZF-like, whose protein sequence is MKQPAMMTLELLGVENFLRHTQKKLYTCMICGDSFKHKGILMAHQKSHKEEIQVEGCEEDGPDQAGELHDQEAIRAGGEANGEVHSKHSTQSDPERREKPHSCTECGKRFKMKVDLTKHLRTHTGKRPFPCNGCGKRFITKSQLKEHQRIHTGEQPYKCLDCGKNFAQKSQLIVHQRIHTGEKPYQSSSCQKSFVDKSQLVAHHQIHAGDRPFQCGVCSRVFCQKITLVKHQRVPSAKGAQRDTTRAIVAESTPAG